From the Hyphomicrobium sp. ghe19 genome, one window contains:
- a CDS encoding YdcF family protein yields the protein MFFIASKVIYFCIQPSSLAFLALAGGFLFLQFKRPKPGAFLLLLGFGIIVLFGILPGGNILVLPLEQRFATRVMDIPQEKISGIILLGGFEDGALTDSRGGLALNDSAERLTETVRLAHALPDAKVIFTGGSGSLFGGEGMGSVIAKYFIDTGIEASRIVIENNSRNTYENAMFTKALVKPQSSDKWLLVTSAFHMPRAVGVFRKAGFDVLPYPVDFRTRGRRDAIRPFDSISAGLARTDLAAKEWIGLLAYWASGRTASLFPGP from the coding sequence GTGTTTTTCATTGCGTCGAAGGTCATCTACTTCTGTATCCAGCCTTCGAGCCTCGCGTTCCTCGCGCTAGCCGGCGGGTTCCTTTTTCTTCAATTCAAGCGTCCGAAGCCGGGAGCATTTTTGCTGCTTCTCGGCTTCGGGATCATCGTTCTCTTTGGCATCCTGCCGGGCGGCAATATTCTTGTCCTGCCGTTGGAGCAGCGATTTGCAACGCGGGTGATGGACATTCCGCAGGAGAAGATCAGCGGCATCATTCTCTTAGGCGGTTTTGAAGACGGTGCGCTCACGGACAGCCGAGGCGGCTTGGCGCTGAATGATTCCGCGGAGCGATTGACCGAGACGGTGCGCCTCGCTCACGCGCTGCCCGATGCGAAGGTTATCTTCACGGGCGGCAGCGGATCTCTTTTCGGCGGCGAGGGCATGGGCTCCGTCATCGCGAAGTACTTCATCGATACCGGCATCGAGGCAAGCCGCATCGTCATCGAGAACAACTCGCGGAATACGTACGAGAACGCGATGTTCACGAAGGCGCTCGTCAAACCCCAATCGTCAGATAAGTGGCTTCTCGTCACGTCGGCTTTCCATATGCCGCGTGCGGTGGGCGTTTTTCGGAAGGCCGGATTCGATGTCCTGCCTTATCCCGTCGATTTCCGCACGCGCGGCAGGCGGGATGCCATTCGCCCGTTCGACAGTATTTCCGCTGGATTGGCGCGCACAGATCTCGCGGCCAAAGAGTGGATTGGATTGCTTGCGTACTGGGCGTCAGGGCGAACCGCGTCCCTCTTTCCCGGGCCTTGA
- a CDS encoding NUDIX domain-containing protein, with amino-acid sequence MREDRFLLGPLVARAFQQYWRLTRGVYLSVEACVIDDAGRTLLVRQDESGGWSLPGTTTRNGETLETAVRRGLRDIAGIEVNTKPELRGFYSASRDRRTGQISPTGERGQTGLYVVRDWRRLSPPSTPAMNFFPLGSLPAGLPPMTAERIRRSHEGRTISQV; translated from the coding sequence TTGAGGGAAGATAGATTTCTGCTGGGCCCCCTCGTCGCCCGTGCTTTCCAGCAATACTGGCGATTGACGCGCGGCGTATATTTGTCCGTCGAGGCGTGTGTCATAGACGACGCGGGCCGGACGCTGCTGGTGCGCCAAGACGAGAGCGGCGGCTGGAGCCTGCCTGGAACGACCACCCGGAACGGCGAGACCCTCGAGACCGCGGTGCGCCGCGGCCTGCGCGACATTGCAGGCATCGAGGTTAATACGAAGCCGGAATTGCGCGGATTTTATTCCGCAAGCCGGGACCGCCGGACTGGCCAGATAAGTCCGACGGGCGAGCGAGGCCAAACGGGATTGTACGTCGTCCGCGATTGGCGGCGGCTCTCGCCCCCCAGCACGCCGGCAATGAACTTCTTCCCGCTCGGCTCCCTGCCCGCCGGCCTCCCGCCGATGACGGCGGAGCGAATTCGTCGCTCGCATGAGGGTCGCACAATTTCCCAAGTGTGA
- a CDS encoding c-type cytochrome, which translates to MKRFLPYLSFALLFPLLAGILLAGYGSRAADDKPAYKQPANPEPQVSLVPLAPGGGEPIAQTSAEGRKMQNDPAAIEKGKALYSAMNCVGCHANGGGGMGPALMDKIWIYGGSIENIAASIREGRPNGMPSFRGFLPDEQVWEVAAFVRSLSVPVAGTASDTKQAK; encoded by the coding sequence ATGAAACGATTTCTACCCTATCTGAGCTTTGCGCTTCTCTTTCCGCTTCTAGCGGGCATCTTGCTTGCGGGGTACGGGTCTCGAGCAGCAGACGACAAACCGGCATACAAGCAGCCGGCGAATCCCGAGCCGCAAGTTTCATTGGTTCCACTTGCGCCCGGAGGTGGAGAGCCTATCGCGCAGACGAGCGCCGAAGGCCGCAAAATGCAGAACGATCCAGCGGCAATCGAGAAAGGCAAAGCTCTCTACTCGGCGATGAATTGCGTCGGCTGCCATGCCAATGGCGGCGGCGGCATGGGCCCGGCATTGATGGACAAGATCTGGATCTATGGCGGGTCGATCGAGAATATCGCGGCATCCATCCGCGAGGGGCGGCCGAACGGGATGCCGTCGTTCCGCGGATTTTTGCCCGACGAGCAGGTTTGGGAGGTCGCGGCGTTCGTGCGCTCGCTTTCAGTTCCCGTCGCAGGGACCGCATCGGATACCAAACAGGCGAAGTAG
- a CDS encoding mucoidy inhibitor MuiA family protein, which yields MRFVFAAAFLAATPLSALAADVPATSVVDDVTVFLSGAEVTRIVKVHIDRGEHTIVIGDVPASAVPGSVRVEGKATGKLDIGSVDTARKLLQRAESEAADKQRKVLEDSLQALKDQKTTVDAQAQAAKTQKKLIANLAQLPARSSSQSGAAATPLDDWPKVLALIAQATGDASKLALDAEQKIREIDRQISDAEKQLAALAPARTEQTEVRVHVVAQTPLEADLSVRYQVPDAHWAPLYDARLETGTKTEPPKLSLDRRAAITQRSGENWDNVALKLSTSRPSDSSSAPYLETQFVDFEQAPKPVAAAAPAPFPEQRLMAKQRNIAAADALGGELAQAAPEAVNVEETVAQLQSAPFEATFEVPGRASVAGTGEAKRVLLVSEAFEPALSCRAVPKVDTSAYLYAKLKLAKGTPLLPGTVYLFRDGTFVGTGDLPLLSPGSEHDIGFGIDDQVKIKHAVLEEKRGESGLISTSHIDSRNFRVNVKNMHERAMDVTILDRIPVGQNDEIKVDLTGRVSPTIQNVDDKRGIIAFQAKLEPDEEKILEYGYRVSWPAAKSIVYGP from the coding sequence ATGCGTTTTGTCTTTGCGGCAGCTTTCCTGGCCGCCACGCCGTTGAGCGCGCTTGCGGCCGACGTCCCTGCGACGTCGGTGGTCGATGACGTCACGGTGTTCCTGTCGGGTGCCGAGGTCACGCGCATCGTCAAGGTGCACATAGATCGGGGCGAGCACACGATCGTCATCGGCGACGTGCCCGCGAGTGCGGTGCCGGGTTCTGTGCGGGTCGAAGGCAAGGCGACGGGGAAGCTCGATATCGGTTCGGTCGATACGGCGCGGAAACTTTTGCAGCGCGCCGAGAGCGAAGCCGCGGACAAGCAGCGCAAGGTTCTCGAAGACTCGCTCCAGGCGCTCAAAGATCAGAAGACGACTGTCGACGCGCAGGCCCAGGCCGCAAAGACGCAAAAGAAGCTCATCGCCAATCTCGCGCAACTTCCGGCGCGTTCTTCCTCGCAATCCGGAGCGGCCGCGACGCCGCTCGATGACTGGCCGAAAGTTCTGGCGCTCATTGCGCAAGCGACTGGTGACGCGAGCAAGCTCGCGCTCGATGCCGAGCAGAAAATTCGTGAGATCGACCGGCAGATTTCCGACGCCGAGAAGCAGCTGGCGGCATTGGCGCCCGCACGGACAGAACAGACCGAAGTGCGCGTTCACGTCGTTGCGCAAACGCCTCTCGAAGCAGATTTGAGCGTTCGCTATCAGGTTCCGGATGCGCATTGGGCGCCCCTGTACGACGCGCGACTAGAGACGGGTACGAAAACGGAGCCGCCGAAGCTATCCCTCGACCGGCGCGCCGCGATTACGCAGCGTTCGGGAGAAAATTGGGACAACGTTGCGCTCAAACTTTCGACGTCGCGGCCAAGCGACAGCTCGTCGGCGCCGTACCTCGAAACGCAATTCGTGGATTTCGAACAGGCGCCGAAGCCGGTGGCTGCTGCTGCGCCTGCTCCTTTTCCTGAGCAGCGCCTGATGGCGAAGCAACGCAATATCGCTGCGGCGGACGCGCTCGGCGGCGAGCTTGCGCAGGCGGCGCCCGAAGCCGTCAACGTAGAAGAAACTGTCGCGCAGTTGCAAAGCGCGCCGTTCGAGGCGACGTTCGAGGTTCCCGGGAGGGCGAGCGTTGCTGGAACCGGTGAAGCCAAGCGCGTGCTTCTCGTGTCTGAGGCGTTCGAGCCGGCGTTGAGCTGCCGTGCCGTGCCAAAGGTCGATACCAGCGCCTACCTTTATGCGAAGCTGAAGCTCGCCAAGGGCACGCCTCTGTTGCCCGGCACCGTTTATCTGTTCCGCGACGGCACGTTTGTCGGTACCGGAGATTTGCCCCTTCTCAGTCCGGGGAGCGAACATGATATCGGCTTCGGCATCGACGATCAGGTGAAGATCAAACATGCGGTGCTGGAAGAGAAGCGCGGCGAGAGCGGGCTCATATCGACGTCGCACATCGATAGCCGGAACTTCCGCGTCAATGTAAAGAACATGCACGAGCGCGCGATGGATGTGACAATTCTCGACCGCATTCCGGTCGGGCAGAACGACGAGATCAAGGTCGATCTTACGGGCCGCGTTTCGCCGACTATTCAGAATGTCGACGATAAGCGCGGTATCATCGCGTTCCAGGCCAAGCTCGAGCCGGACGAGGAAAAAATTCTTGAGTACGGCTATCGCGTGTCCTGGCCGGCGGCGAAGTCGATCGTCTACGGCCCCTGA
- a CDS encoding methanol/ethanol family PQQ-dependent dehydrogenase — protein MLNFKQYKLLFFSLPLFAICSLPASAQTLAQQNISPPKAPAFATAGGNEWQMPGANTGLTRYSSLNDINTENVSRLQPTFTFSMGVDRGEESAPLVVGSTLYVVTPYPNIIYALDLSKPGAPLKWKYEPHPLAASQGVACCDVVNRGVSFANGRLFLNTLDGNTVAVDANTGAEIWRTKMGNINEGETMTMAPLVAKDKVIVGDSGGEMGVRGWIAALDQGSGKVLWKAFSTGPDKDVLIGTGFNSFYPQFQGKDLGVATWPPGMWEQGGGTVWGWVSYDPELNMIYYGTSNPGPWNSSMRPGDNLWTAGIFARDADTGQARWFYQLSPHDVSDYDAVNECILLDMNWNGKQRKVLVHPDRNGYVYIIDREKGEVLAATPFVPITSSQTVDMMSGRLIYNQAKTPKVDQETTDICPAPPGGKDWQPSSFSEQTGLLYIPHNNLCMDITERDVGYIAATPYVGADVHMKAGPGGHRGEMTAWDVQAGKAVWKINESFPVWSGALATAGGVVFYGTMEGWFKAVDAKTGALLWQYKTGSGIIGQPTTWRGPDGKQYVSILSGVGGWAGAIVAGGLDKRDGTAALGFVNAVKDLPEHTTKGGSLYVFSVQ, from the coding sequence ATGCTCAATTTCAAGCAGTACAAGTTATTATTTTTTAGCTTGCCGCTTTTTGCAATTTGTTCTCTTCCCGCATCCGCTCAAACTTTAGCCCAGCAAAACATATCGCCACCCAAAGCTCCGGCCTTTGCGACAGCCGGTGGAAACGAGTGGCAGATGCCGGGCGCCAATACCGGTTTGACGCGCTACAGCTCGCTCAACGACATCAACACCGAGAACGTATCGAGACTTCAACCGACGTTTACCTTCTCGATGGGTGTGGACCGGGGTGAAGAATCGGCGCCGCTCGTCGTCGGCAGCACGCTTTACGTCGTCACTCCCTATCCGAATATCATCTATGCGCTGGATCTCTCGAAGCCCGGCGCGCCGCTGAAATGGAAATATGAGCCGCATCCGCTCGCCGCTTCGCAGGGCGTCGCCTGTTGCGACGTCGTCAATCGCGGCGTGTCTTTCGCCAACGGCCGGCTCTTCTTGAATACGCTGGACGGCAATACCGTCGCCGTCGATGCCAACACGGGCGCCGAGATATGGCGTACAAAGATGGGCAACATCAACGAGGGCGAGACGATGACGATGGCGCCGCTCGTCGCTAAGGACAAAGTCATCGTTGGCGACTCCGGCGGCGAGATGGGCGTGCGCGGCTGGATCGCGGCGCTCGATCAGGGCTCGGGAAAGGTTTTGTGGAAAGCCTTCAGCACGGGGCCCGACAAGGATGTTTTGATCGGGACGGGATTCAATTCGTTCTATCCGCAATTCCAGGGCAAGGATCTCGGCGTCGCGACGTGGCCGCCCGGTATGTGGGAGCAAGGCGGCGGCACGGTCTGGGGTTGGGTTTCCTACGATCCTGAACTCAACATGATCTATTACGGCACGTCCAATCCGGGTCCGTGGAATTCGTCGATGCGCCCTGGCGACAATCTCTGGACTGCCGGGATTTTTGCACGCGATGCCGATACGGGGCAGGCGCGCTGGTTTTATCAGCTCAGCCCGCACGACGTCTCGGACTATGACGCGGTCAACGAATGCATCCTCCTGGATATGAATTGGAACGGCAAGCAGCGTAAGGTCCTCGTTCATCCGGACCGCAATGGCTACGTCTACATTATCGATCGCGAGAAGGGAGAAGTTCTCGCGGCGACTCCGTTCGTGCCGATCACCAGCAGCCAGACGGTCGATATGATGTCGGGCCGCTTGATTTATAATCAGGCCAAGACGCCGAAGGTCGATCAGGAAACGACGGATATCTGCCCGGCGCCGCCCGGCGGCAAGGATTGGCAGCCGTCGTCATTCTCGGAGCAGACCGGCCTTCTCTATATTCCGCACAACAATCTTTGCATGGATATCACCGAGAGAGACGTCGGCTATATCGCGGCCACGCCTTACGTCGGCGCCGACGTACATATGAAGGCCGGTCCCGGCGGTCACCGCGGCGAGATGACGGCGTGGGACGTTCAGGCGGGCAAGGCGGTCTGGAAAATCAACGAGTCGTTTCCAGTATGGAGCGGCGCGCTCGCGACTGCAGGCGGCGTCGTCTTCTATGGAACGATGGAAGGCTGGTTCAAAGCCGTCGATGCGAAGACCGGTGCTCTCCTCTGGCAGTACAAGACGGGGTCCGGAATCATCGGTCAGCCGACGACGTGGCGGGGTCCCGACGGCAAGCAATACGTTTCCATTCTGTCGGGTGTCGGCGGCTGGGCCGGAGCGATCGTTGCCGGCGGATTGGATAAGCGCGATGGCACCGCCGCGCTCGGCTTCGTCAATGCCGTCAAGGATCTTCCTGAGCATACGACCAAGGGAGGGTCGCTCTATGTCTTCTCGGTTCAATAG
- a CDS encoding quinoprotein dehydrogenase-associated putative ABC transporter substrate-binding protein gives MSSRFNRAFFLAIGIVALSAAPSHARELKFCADPNNMPFSNDRGEGFENRIATLIADDMGATATFVWMPQWRGFIRKGLGAGLCDVVPGVPVDFHRVRPTKPYYTASYAFVQPAGTSAPITSFDDANLRGKRIGVQLVGNDGANTPPMTELARRGITNGIKGYMVFGDWSKPDPLLPVVEGIARGDVDISVVWGPVADYYAARQTPPLRVIHISDVPDMTFSISMGVRKPDAALAEEINRSLDRRQADIRDILADYHIHTSAMKKSAAAE, from the coding sequence ATGTCTTCTCGGTTCAATAGAGCGTTCTTCCTTGCAATCGGCATTGTAGCTCTTTCTGCCGCTCCCTCGCATGCGCGCGAATTGAAGTTCTGTGCCGATCCTAACAACATGCCGTTCTCGAACGATCGGGGTGAAGGTTTCGAAAATCGGATCGCGACGCTTATCGCGGACGACATGGGAGCGACAGCGACGTTCGTCTGGATGCCGCAGTGGCGCGGTTTCATCCGAAAAGGTCTTGGCGCGGGGCTTTGTGATGTCGTTCCCGGCGTGCCCGTCGACTTTCATCGCGTGCGCCCGACGAAGCCCTATTACACGGCGAGCTACGCGTTCGTTCAGCCTGCGGGGACCTCTGCTCCGATAACGTCGTTCGACGACGCAAACTTGCGCGGTAAACGCATCGGCGTTCAGCTCGTTGGTAACGATGGCGCGAATACGCCGCCGATGACGGAGCTTGCGCGCCGCGGCATCACGAACGGCATCAAAGGATACATGGTGTTTGGTGACTGGTCGAAGCCCGACCCGCTTCTTCCGGTCGTGGAAGGCATCGCGCGCGGCGATGTCGATATCTCAGTCGTGTGGGGGCCTGTCGCGGATTATTACGCGGCCCGGCAGACGCCGCCGTTGCGGGTCATCCACATCAGCGACGTTCCGGACATGACGTTTTCTATTTCGATGGGCGTGCGGAAACCCGATGCGGCGCTTGCCGAGGAGATCAATCGTTCTCTCGACAGGCGGCAAGCGGACATTCGCGACATTCTCGCGGATTATCACATTCATACTTCTGCAATGAAGAAATCCGCAGCGGCGGAGTGA
- a CDS encoding GNAT family N-acetyltransferase, with the protein MSPSIVIRKARPDDIAEISKLHARVFGPGRFARSAYRVREGKGHLSRFCLVASIGNEIVASIRTTEITIGGAKGAVLLGPVAVDAHHRSFGLGSKLMTAGLEAARSGGAKVVILVGDSPYYGRFGFAAVPPGQIVFPGPVDPFRILAHELEPGTLAGYRGLVIAEPPVETLDF; encoded by the coding sequence ATGTCCCCTTCTATCGTCATTCGTAAAGCACGCCCCGACGATATCGCCGAGATATCGAAGCTGCATGCGCGGGTTTTCGGGCCCGGACGCTTTGCTCGGTCCGCCTATCGGGTGCGCGAAGGAAAAGGGCATCTATCGCGGTTCTGCCTCGTCGCCTCGATCGGCAACGAGATCGTGGCATCGATTCGAACGACGGAGATCACGATCGGCGGCGCCAAAGGAGCGGTTCTGCTCGGGCCCGTTGCGGTCGACGCCCATCACCGGAGCTTTGGTCTGGGCAGCAAGCTGATGACGGCGGGCCTCGAAGCTGCGCGGAGCGGCGGCGCCAAGGTCGTCATCCTCGTCGGAGATTCTCCCTACTATGGCCGCTTCGGCTTCGCAGCCGTGCCGCCCGGCCAGATCGTATTTCCTGGCCCCGTCGATCCGTTCCGCATTTTGGCGCACGAACTGGAGCCTGGCACGCTTGCCGGCTACCGCGGACTCGTGATCGCCGAGCCGCCCGTCGAAACGCTGGACTTTTAA
- a CDS encoding DUF1217 domain-containing protein produces the protein MISTYLLYRTYAADLPKSLSRISAQSDVSNAAKYYQANIDKVKTVDEFLNNPRLFSYAMTAYGLSDMTYAKAFMQKVLTSDLTDSKSFVNKLTDPRFLEFAKAFQFSTDGKLATQPTLAQNSSEENDTIGLYTQQQVNKGNAASTEATYYQAAIRNITSVDQLIANPRLLNFAVTAYGLNPSTTSTAAIRAALTSDLSDPNSAANTLANSNPNFKLLASAFNFATDGSVNGTAQSDRNIVSTVSQYFNATGTNATSSAAAFKTQYYNSAISSVTSVDDLLANNTLFDVAVTSVGLNPNTQSKTLLRQILTSDLSDPNSVANQQTNAAFKKLAAMFSFNADGSVKDGAAQTSAQVSSLLASYSTNYNAAQTASNNTATAAYKDAIAGISSVQDLLNSSAYNFILSAYGLDPLKTTKYTVTKILQSDPSDPNSFANQSHNPAYIAMASAFNFDSNGKAKTAAVAQTDSNLTATVKLYMTQSDTSTAALDQAEADSNYYATTIATINNVDALLKDTKLVNFMLSAYGLKDAKLSTSDLRTILTSDPLDPKSYINKTENSKYRPLALAFNFGTDGKTLTVPAGEAQYRSQLIATADGYLQQTMESQAGGQSDGVRLALYFQRKAADITSPYQILADKALVQFAQTALGLSSLMSAADIDTQAKMITNRLNLADLQDPAKLNKLIAKFAALYDSQNADTSQSPILQILQGNSSSNGIITINPITV, from the coding sequence ATGATCTCAACGTATCTCCTCTACCGGACCTACGCCGCGGACTTGCCAAAATCGCTTTCGCGTATTTCAGCCCAGAGCGACGTTTCGAACGCCGCGAAATATTATCAGGCCAACATCGACAAGGTGAAGACGGTCGATGAGTTCCTGAACAATCCGCGCCTTTTCAGCTACGCCATGACGGCATACGGCCTAAGCGATATGACGTACGCCAAGGCCTTCATGCAGAAGGTCCTGACCAGCGACCTCACTGACAGCAAAAGTTTCGTCAATAAGCTCACCGATCCGCGATTTTTGGAGTTCGCGAAGGCTTTCCAGTTTTCGACCGACGGCAAGCTCGCGACCCAGCCGACCCTCGCGCAGAATTCCAGCGAAGAGAACGATACGATCGGCCTGTACACGCAGCAGCAGGTCAACAAAGGCAACGCCGCCTCGACCGAAGCGACGTATTACCAAGCGGCCATCCGCAATATAACATCCGTGGATCAGTTGATCGCGAACCCGCGGTTGCTCAACTTCGCCGTGACCGCCTACGGCCTGAACCCGAGCACCACGTCTACCGCAGCGATCAGAGCCGCTCTGACGAGCGATCTGTCCGATCCGAACAGCGCCGCCAATACGCTTGCGAATTCGAACCCCAATTTTAAGCTTCTCGCGTCCGCCTTCAACTTCGCGACCGACGGCAGCGTCAACGGGACCGCCCAGTCTGACAGAAACATCGTCTCCACGGTCTCTCAGTACTTCAACGCCACCGGAACAAACGCGACCTCGTCGGCGGCGGCATTCAAAACGCAGTATTATAATTCTGCCATTTCAAGCGTGACGTCCGTCGACGACCTCTTGGCAAACAACACCTTGTTTGACGTCGCGGTCACGTCCGTTGGTCTCAATCCCAACACTCAATCGAAAACGCTGCTGCGCCAGATCCTGACGAGCGATCTCTCCGACCCGAACAGCGTCGCAAATCAGCAGACCAACGCGGCGTTCAAGAAGCTGGCAGCGATGTTCAGCTTCAACGCCGACGGGTCGGTCAAAGACGGTGCGGCGCAAACATCGGCACAAGTCAGCAGCCTGTTGGCTTCCTATTCGACCAATTACAATGCTGCCCAGACAGCATCGAACAACACGGCCACCGCGGCTTACAAGGACGCGATCGCAGGTATTTCCAGCGTCCAGGATTTGTTGAACAGCTCGGCTTACAACTTCATCCTCTCCGCCTACGGACTAGATCCTCTGAAGACGACGAAATACACCGTCACCAAGATCTTGCAGAGCGACCCGAGCGACCCAAACAGCTTCGCGAACCAGTCGCATAATCCCGCCTACATCGCGATGGCGTCGGCATTCAACTTTGACTCGAACGGCAAGGCCAAGACCGCGGCGGTCGCCCAGACGGATTCAAATCTAACCGCGACCGTCAAACTCTATATGACGCAATCCGACACATCGACGGCCGCGCTGGATCAGGCCGAGGCCGATAGCAATTACTACGCAACGACGATCGCCACGATCAACAACGTCGATGCTCTTCTAAAAGATACGAAGCTCGTGAATTTCATGCTCAGCGCATACGGGCTGAAGGATGCGAAACTATCGACGAGCGATTTGCGCACCATCCTGACGAGCGATCCATTGGATCCAAAGAGCTATATCAACAAGACCGAAAATTCTAAGTATCGCCCGCTGGCCTTGGCATTCAACTTCGGAACCGACGGCAAGACCCTCACCGTTCCGGCGGGGGAAGCGCAATACCGCAGCCAGCTCATTGCGACCGCTGACGGCTACCTCCAGCAGACGATGGAATCGCAGGCCGGCGGCCAGAGTGACGGCGTTCGCCTCGCGCTTTATTTCCAGAGGAAAGCTGCGGATATCACCTCGCCCTACCAGATCCTTGCCGATAAGGCCCTCGTGCAGTTCGCCCAGACAGCCCTCGGCCTATCCTCGCTGATGTCGGCCGCCGATATCGACACCCAGGCGAAGATGATAACCAATAGGCTCAATCTGGCTGATCTCCAGGACCCGGCGAAATTGAACAAGCTCATCGCTAAGTTCGCGGCGCTCTACGATTCGCAGAATGCCGATACCAGCCAGTCCCCCATCCTTCAGATCCTCCAAGGAAATTCGAGCTCCAACGGGATCATAACGATTAACCCGATCACGGTATAA
- a CDS encoding adenylosuccinate synthase has translation MANVVVVGAQWGDEGKGKIVDWLSERADVVVRFQGGHNAGHTLVIGGKTFKLSLLPSGVVRPDKLSVIGNGVVVDPWALTDEIARLTQQGIKITPENLRIAENATLILPLHRELDVLREAAAGTEKIGTTGRGIGPAYEDKVGRRAIRLQDLASPATLGAKIDRALAHHNALRRGLGQPEVVKDELMAELIAIAPKVLPYADVSWELLDQARRQGKRILFEGAQGALLDVDHGTYPFVTSSNTVAAQAATGSGIGPGHVGYVLGIAKAYTTRVGSGPFPTELLDALGEKIGERGREFGTVTGRKRRCGWFDSVLVRQVAKVSGIDGIALTKLDVLDGFETIRICVGYKLNGERIDRLPASSSAQAVVEPIYEDFEGWSQSTQGARRWADLPAQAVKYVRRVEELIECPVTLLSTSPERDDTILMKDPFV, from the coding sequence ATGGCAAACGTCGTGGTGGTCGGAGCCCAATGGGGAGACGAGGGCAAAGGCAAGATCGTTGATTGGCTGTCGGAGCGTGCCGACGTCGTGGTTCGTTTCCAGGGCGGTCATAACGCCGGGCACACGCTCGTCATCGGCGGCAAGACATTCAAGCTCTCGCTGTTGCCTTCGGGCGTCGTGCGGCCGGACAAGCTGTCGGTCATCGGCAACGGCGTCGTCGTCGATCCGTGGGCGTTGACGGACGAGATCGCGCGGCTGACGCAGCAGGGCATCAAGATCACGCCCGAAAATCTGCGCATCGCCGAGAATGCGACGCTCATTCTTCCTTTGCACCGCGAGCTCGATGTCCTTCGCGAGGCGGCGGCCGGCACGGAGAAAATCGGCACCACGGGGCGGGGCATCGGACCCGCCTATGAAGACAAGGTCGGCCGTCGTGCGATCCGCCTGCAGGATCTCGCATCGCCCGCGACGCTCGGGGCAAAAATCGACCGGGCGCTCGCGCACCATAACGCGCTTCGCCGCGGCCTCGGCCAGCCCGAAGTCGTCAAGGATGAGCTCATGGCGGAGCTGATCGCCATCGCGCCGAAAGTTCTGCCGTACGCCGACGTATCGTGGGAATTGCTTGATCAGGCACGGCGGCAGGGCAAGCGCATCCTGTTCGAGGGCGCGCAGGGGGCTTTGCTCGACGTCGATCACGGGACTTATCCTTTCGTCACGTCATCGAACACGGTTGCGGCGCAAGCGGCGACCGGCTCGGGCATCGGTCCGGGCCACGTCGGTTACGTGCTCGGGATCGCGAAGGCTTACACGACGCGCGTCGGGTCTGGTCCGTTCCCGACCGAGCTTCTGGATGCGCTCGGTGAAAAAATCGGCGAGCGCGGGCGCGAGTTCGGCACCGTCACGGGGCGTAAGCGGCGCTGCGGGTGGTTCGATAGCGTGCTCGTGCGTCAGGTAGCGAAGGTTTCGGGCATCGACGGCATTGCGTTGACCAAGCTCGACGTTCTCGACGGTTTCGAAACGATCCGCATCTGCGTGGGCTACAAGCTCAATGGTGAGCGTATCGATCGCCTGCCGGCAAGTTCGTCGGCGCAGGCCGTCGTCGAGCCGATCTATGAGGATTTCGAGGGCTGGTCGCAATCGACGCAAGGTGCGCGGCGGTGGGCCGATCTTCCGGCGCAGGCCGTGAAGTACGTTCGCCGCGTCGAGGAGCTGATCGAATGTCCGGTCACGCTGCTGTCGACGAGCCCGGAGCGTGACGACACGATCCTGATGAAAGATCCTTTCGTCTGA